One genomic window of Phoenix dactylifera cultivar Barhee BC4 chromosome 6, palm_55x_up_171113_PBpolish2nd_filt_p, whole genome shotgun sequence includes the following:
- the LOC103701963 gene encoding classical arabinogalactan protein 9 has translation MEFLWWLCFATSLLLTQLGTAGAQAPAAAPSGQPTPVAATPPAVTPPPSSSPPSSPPPVSTPPPSVPPASPPVPIAPALPQPPALPQPPALPPTPPLPPPPALPPPPALPPPVPSPPVPAPVTPPIPPPPVPAPAKPPAMPGPAPAPSISAPAPAPAPAKRKGKHKKRRHRKKHAPAPAPTVPSPPAPIAPTPPDSEDVTTPAPQPMDLNGSIAMFGNGGMLRNWVPTTLAFFVLLLMV, from the exons ATGGAGTTCCTTTGGTGGCTTTGCTTCGCCACCTCTCTTCTCCTCACTCAACTCGGCACAGCTGGAGCACAAGCCCCGGCGGCTGCACCCTCCGGGCAGCCAACACCGGTCGCCGCCACACCTCCAGCCGTGACACCACCACCCTCCTCAAGCCCTCCAAGCTCACCACCTCCAGTCTCTACTCCACCACCATCAGTGCCACCGGCATCACCTCCTGTTCCAATAGCACCTGCACTGCCGCAACCACCAGCACTGCCGCAACCACCAGCACTGCCGCCAACACCACCACTGCCGCCGCCGCCAGCATTGCCGCCGCCGCCAGCACTGCCGCCACCAGTGCCGTCACCGCCGGTGCCAGCGCCAGTGACGCCACCAATTCCACCACCGCCAGTGCCTGCTCCGGCTAAGCCTCCAGCGATGCCTGGGCCGGCACCAGCACCTTCGATATCTGCGCCAGCACCAGCACCAGCACCAGCGAAGCGTAAGGGGAAGCATAAGAAGAGAAGGCATAGGAAGAAGCATGCACCAGCGCCAGCGCCGACGGTGCCGAGCCCGCCGGCACCGATTGCGCCCACACCACCTGATTCAGAGGATGTGACGACTCCGGCGCCTCAACCGATGGATCTG AATGGAAGCATTGCGATGTTTGGGAATGGAGGGATGCTCCGAAACTGGGTGCCAACCACATTGGCCTTCTTTGTGCTGCTGTTAATGGTCTGA